The genomic region GCGCGAGGCCATTCGTGCGCTACGGTTTCGCTATCACGAGTGCGTCAACGAAGCGAAGACCACCGAGATTCCGGATCTTTTCACCGAGGACGGCGAGCTCGAATTTGGGCATCTCGGCCGCGCGAAAGGGCGCGATCAGATTAAGGCTTTCTTCTCGGGACTGGGCGCCGGCAGATCGGGACAAGCGGCCCAGCCCAGGCGTGGTCTGTATCGCGTGAGACAGTTCATCCACAACCACGTGATCAATCTGCACGGCGATCGCGCGGACGGCTTCGCCTACTTGGAGGCCAAGCCAGTGTACAACGGCGAGAGCTATGTCGTCGCGGCGCGCTACGACGATGAGTACGTCAAGCGGGACGGGCACTGGAAATTCTCCAGGATGAGCCTCAAGCC from Candidatus Binataceae bacterium harbors:
- a CDS encoding nuclear transport factor 2 family protein gives rise to the protein MSEREAIRALRFRYHECVNEAKTTEIPDLFTEDGELEFGHLGRAKGRDQIKAFFSGLGAGRSGQAAQPRRGLYRVRQFIHNHVINLHGDRADGFAYLEAKPVYNGESYVVAARYDDEYVKRDGHWKFSRMSLKPYFMVPLKEGWAGEDLLKMGR